The bacterium genome window below encodes:
- a CDS encoding protein kinase, producing the protein MRILERAIRAFAIGATGLLPAAPASAGASTEGLGRSLATLADGARFEALIGPLEAAYHAWVASSNGAREIDAFLASDAGALTALGAVVVLALVLGQIQRRRRRDVGDLTLHLLFPDGVDGDFEIRLVRRNRRRDDRRPIRRVGVRRETQFDAVPPGAWRVEIEGRLHAAQSRAELARIEESVDVEIAIGACTELEHALPPVEAPIEFRVHWDRQPAHGVGLGLASRPATVRYATQVGVVRSTLPLGAHAIVVGAGDRIVERPCQVTSYEPSVVSIDLADADGLVFKGCPPAVGAFLQGDLAQAAQALERDGQSGTASLLLARLHQAQGRTEAAAEQLENAGRDREAAQLRKEISDFDRAAALFENAGELRSAAEMYDAAGAFDQAARAYATLEDWTAAARCYESAGDSAGLIGALEGQGEILRAAALATESGDRARAIRLLQQVGQGDEAFGRAGELLALAYEQEGHLDLAANQIERCLQALAPGEFAPALEVHLAELLEDSGEVPRALEVLGALRDRDPTYPRVAGKIEALRKKMNAASRRDSGATFTPPAGATAFVAEERYEILEEVGRGGMGLVYKARDRRLGRTVALKRMPENLRDHPTAVQLFLTEAQAAARMNHPNIVTLYDADQENGSFFITMELLEGLPLNSILKERGRFGPRDTARLGLQVCAGLQYAHDAGIVHRDIKTSNLFITRDRVLKIMDFGLAKILEAVRMDGSTVIAGTPFYMAPEQASGNVADGRTDLYALGVTLFELSTGRLPFREGDVQAKHREAPRPDPTQGIPDYPAKLAILIQRLMSVEPDGRPANAAEVAAALTEIVEER; encoded by the coding sequence ATGCGCATCCTCGAACGAGCAATCCGTGCCTTCGCCATCGGCGCGACCGGTCTCCTCCCGGCGGCGCCCGCTTCCGCGGGCGCCTCCACGGAGGGGCTCGGCCGCTCGCTGGCGACGCTGGCCGACGGCGCTCGATTCGAGGCGCTCATCGGCCCGCTCGAAGCCGCCTACCACGCGTGGGTCGCCTCCTCGAACGGGGCGCGCGAGATCGACGCGTTCCTCGCGAGCGATGCCGGCGCCCTCACCGCCCTCGGCGCGGTGGTCGTCCTCGCGCTCGTGCTCGGCCAGATCCAGCGACGCCGCCGGCGCGACGTCGGGGACCTCACGCTCCATCTCCTCTTTCCGGACGGCGTCGACGGTGACTTCGAGATCCGCCTCGTCCGAAGAAACCGGCGCCGCGACGACCGACGGCCGATCCGACGCGTCGGCGTCCGCCGCGAGACCCAGTTCGACGCCGTCCCGCCCGGCGCGTGGCGCGTCGAGATCGAAGGCCGGCTCCACGCGGCGCAGAGTCGCGCCGAGCTCGCCCGGATCGAGGAGTCCGTCGACGTCGAGATCGCCATCGGCGCCTGCACCGAGCTCGAGCACGCGCTCCCCCCCGTCGAAGCCCCGATCGAGTTCCGCGTCCACTGGGACCGCCAGCCGGCCCACGGCGTCGGACTCGGCCTCGCTTCGCGCCCCGCGACGGTCCGTTATGCGACACAGGTCGGTGTCGTCCGCTCGACCCTGCCCCTCGGTGCACACGCGATCGTGGTCGGAGCCGGCGACCGGATCGTCGAGCGCCCCTGCCAGGTCACGAGCTACGAGCCGAGCGTCGTCTCGATCGACCTCGCCGATGCCGACGGGCTCGTCTTCAAGGGCTGCCCTCCGGCGGTCGGCGCGTTCCTGCAAGGGGACCTCGCCCAGGCCGCGCAGGCCCTGGAACGCGACGGCCAGTCGGGCACGGCGTCTCTCCTCCTCGCGCGCCTGCACCAGGCCCAGGGTCGGACCGAAGCCGCGGCCGAGCAGCTCGAGAACGCCGGCCGCGATCGCGAGGCGGCCCAGCTCCGCAAGGAGATCTCGGACTTCGACCGCGCCGCGGCGCTCTTCGAGAACGCCGGCGAGCTGCGCAGCGCCGCGGAGATGTACGACGCCGCCGGGGCCTTCGACCAGGCCGCCCGGGCGTATGCGACGCTCGAGGACTGGACGGCGGCGGCTCGCTGCTACGAGTCGGCCGGCGATTCCGCCGGGCTGATCGGTGCCCTCGAAGGTCAGGGCGAGATCCTGCGCGCCGCGGCGCTCGCGACCGAGTCCGGCGATCGCGCTCGCGCGATCCGGCTCCTCCAACAGGTCGGCCAGGGCGACGAGGCCTTCGGACGCGCCGGAGAGCTCCTGGCCCTCGCCTACGAACAGGAAGGTCACCTCGACCTCGCCGCGAACCAGATCGAACGCTGCCTCCAGGCCCTCGCGCCGGGCGAGTTCGCCCCGGCCCTCGAGGTCCACCTCGCCGAGCTCCTCGAGGACTCCGGCGAAGTCCCCCGCGCCCTCGAAGTCTTGGGCGCCCTGCGCGACCGCGACCCGACCTATCCCCGCGTCGCCGGGAAGATCGAGGCCCTACGCAAGAAGATGAACGCGGCGAGCCGCCGCGATTCCGGCGCCACGTTCACCCCGCCGGCAGGCGCCACCGCCTTCGTCGCCGAAGAGCGCTACGAGATCCTCGAAGAGGTCGGCCGCGGCGGCATGGGACTCGTCTACAAGGCCCGCGATCGACGGCTCGGCCGCACGGTCGCGCTCAAGCGCATGCCCGAGAACCTGCGCGACCACCCGACCGCCGTGCAGCTCTTCCTGACCGAAGCGCAGGCGGCGGCGCGCATGAACCATCCGAACATCGTGACGCTCTACGATGCGGACCAGGAGAACGGCAGCTTCTTCATCACGATGGAGCTCCTCGAAGGCCTGCCGCTCAACAGCATCCTCAAGGAGCGCGGGCGATTCGGGCCGCGCGACACGGCGCGCCTCGGGCTCCAGGTCTGCGCCGGCCTCCAGTACGCCCACGACGCCGGCATCGTCCACCGCGACATCAAGACCTCGAACCTCTTCATCACGCGCGACCGCGTGCTGAAGATCATGGACTTCGGCCTCGCGAAGATCCTCGAAGCGGTCCGCATGGACGGCTCGACCGTGATCGCCGGCACGCCCTTCTACATGGCGCCCGAACAGGCGAGCGGCAACGTCGCCGACGGCCGCACGGACCTCTACGCCCTCGGCGTGACCCTCTTCGAGCTCTCGACCGGGCGGCTTCCGTTCAGGGAAGGCGACGTCCAGGCGAAACATCGCGAAGCGCCTCGTCCGGACCCGACGCAAGGCATCCCGGACTACCCGGCGAAGCTCGCGATCCTGATCCAGCGCCTCATGTCGGTCGAGCCGGACGGACGACCGGCAAACGCGGCGGAGGTCGCGGCCGCCCTCACGGAGATCGTGGAGGAGCGCTAG
- a CDS encoding sel1 repeat family protein, whose amino-acid sequence MRIGWIGLGRGLVLAALLALVGCNQISAERDGDAAGADPAPSLLERAEGGDVAAQLAAGRFYKDNAPAAEGAERARRESEALRWLTLAAEAENAEAASDLGIVLATAEGQNRNVAAARRWLGRAGQAGQAPAYFMLGELSKTGEGAPPNPVMAVEFWKQAADLGHVGAVHRLGEAHEQGLGADADIDAAIARYREAASTGYVNSQYRLAVIFDEGVLIGRDALEAVKYYRMAAEQGHAPSQAQLGYLYARGDGVVQRYDEAVRWSRMAAEQGDADGCNNLAVLHLKGLGVEQSFDEALRWYRLAAQHNHPGAQNMLGTIYLTGQGVDIDPSEAEHWWRMAADQGYASAQYNLGGMFSRKLSDTLTRDEALDWLGRAAEQGHRSAGKELAELQAAIAAETAVAGDGATEDDGPVPAAPDTVTL is encoded by the coding sequence ATGCGGATCGGTTGGATCGGACTCGGACGGGGGCTCGTGCTCGCGGCGCTGCTGGCGCTCGTGGGGTGCAACCAGATTTCGGCCGAGCGGGACGGCGACGCCGCTGGCGCGGATCCCGCGCCGTCGCTCCTCGAGCGCGCCGAGGGCGGGGACGTCGCGGCCCAGCTCGCGGCCGGACGCTTCTACAAGGACAATGCGCCGGCTGCGGAGGGCGCCGAGCGCGCGCGCCGCGAGTCCGAGGCGCTCCGCTGGCTCACGCTGGCCGCCGAGGCGGAGAACGCCGAGGCCGCGAGCGATCTCGGGATCGTCCTCGCGACCGCCGAGGGCCAGAACCGGAACGTCGCCGCGGCGCGTCGCTGGCTCGGTCGCGCAGGCCAGGCCGGACAGGCGCCCGCCTACTTCATGCTGGGCGAGCTCTCGAAGACCGGGGAAGGCGCCCCGCCGAATCCCGTCATGGCCGTCGAATTCTGGAAGCAGGCCGCGGACCTGGGCCACGTCGGCGCCGTGCATCGGCTCGGCGAGGCCCACGAGCAGGGCCTCGGCGCCGACGCCGACATCGACGCGGCGATCGCCCGCTACCGGGAAGCGGCGTCGACGGGCTACGTCAACTCGCAGTACCGGCTCGCCGTGATCTTCGACGAGGGCGTGCTGATCGGGCGCGATGCCCTCGAGGCCGTCAAGTACTACCGGATGGCCGCGGAGCAGGGACACGCGCCTTCGCAGGCGCAGCTCGGTTATCTCTACGCGCGGGGCGACGGCGTCGTCCAGCGCTACGACGAGGCGGTGCGCTGGAGCCGGATGGCGGCGGAGCAGGGCGACGCCGACGGCTGCAACAATCTCGCCGTCCTGCATCTGAAGGGACTCGGCGTCGAGCAGAGCTTCGACGAGGCGCTTCGCTGGTACCGGCTCGCGGCCCAGCACAATCATCCGGGCGCGCAGAACATGCTCGGCACGATCTACCTGACCGGTCAGGGCGTCGACATCGACCCGAGCGAAGCCGAGCACTGGTGGCGCATGGCCGCCGACCAGGGCTACGCCTCGGCGCAGTACAACCTGGGCGGCATGTTCTCCCGCAAGCTCTCCGACACGCTCACCCGCGACGAAGCCCTCGACTGGCTCGGTCGCGCCGCGGAGCAGGGCCACCGCAGCGCCGGCAAGGAGCTCGCGGAGCTCCAGGCGGCGATCGCCGCGGAGACGGCCGTGGCGGGCGACGGCGCGACCGAGGATGACGGGCCGGTCCCGGCGGCGCCGGACACGGTCACGCTCTAG
- the trpS gene encoding tryptophan--tRNA ligase has product MSKKKKEEAAGPPKRQQIVLSGTKPTGENLHLGNYFGALRQFVSLQDEHDTALYFIADYHSMTSVRKGEERRKNSLAVALDYLGAGLDPDRAILFRQSDLPEVTELTWMLSSVTGMGLLERAHAYKAAQDKGEEIDHGTFTYPVLMAADILLYGSHLVPVGKDQKQHIEMARDMATRFNNYYDTDVLVLPEPYILEDTATVPGTDGRKMSKSYGNTISMFGSKKQIKKAVMGIVTDSTPVEDPKDTNQNVFEIWSLFASEPEQEEMFARAAAGGLGYGDVKKDLLERLMDYFEPMRARRDQYAEKPDEVEAILRAGVERARALAMPILEECRRAAGLGVPPR; this is encoded by the coding sequence ATGTCCAAGAAGAAGAAAGAAGAAGCAGCCGGGCCCCCGAAGCGGCAGCAGATCGTCCTCTCCGGCACGAAGCCGACCGGCGAGAATCTCCATCTCGGCAACTACTTCGGCGCGCTTCGCCAGTTCGTCTCCCTCCAGGACGAGCACGACACGGCGCTCTACTTCATCGCCGACTACCACTCGATGACGAGCGTGCGGAAGGGTGAGGAACGGCGAAAGAACAGCCTGGCCGTCGCCCTCGACTATCTCGGCGCCGGCCTCGATCCCGACCGCGCGATCCTCTTCCGCCAGAGCGATCTGCCGGAGGTGACCGAGCTGACCTGGATGCTCTCCTCGGTCACGGGCATGGGCCTCCTCGAACGGGCCCACGCCTACAAGGCGGCCCAGGACAAGGGCGAGGAGATCGACCACGGGACCTTCACCTATCCCGTGCTGATGGCGGCAGACATCCTGCTCTACGGCTCCCACCTCGTCCCCGTCGGCAAGGACCAGAAGCAGCACATCGAGATGGCCCGCGACATGGCCACCCGCTTCAACAACTACTACGACACCGACGTCCTCGTCCTGCCCGAGCCCTACATCCTCGAGGACACCGCGACGGTCCCCGGGACCGACGGCCGCAAGATGTCGAAGAGCTACGGCAACACGATCTCGATGTTCGGCTCGAAGAAGCAGATCAAGAAGGCCGTGATGGGGATCGTCACCGACTCGACGCCGGTCGAGGATCCGAAGGACACGAACCAGAACGTGTTCGAGATCTGGAGCCTCTTCGCCAGCGAGCCCGAGCAGGAAGAGATGTTCGCCCGCGCAGCGGCCGGCGGGCTCGGCTACGGCGACGTCAAGAAGGACCTGCTCGAGCGCCTGATGGACTACTTCGAGCCGATGCGCGCCCGGCGCGATCAGTACGCGGAGAAGCCCGACGAGGTCGAGGCGATCCTCCGTGCGGGCGTGGAGCGCGCCCGCGCGCTCGCGATGCCGATCCTCGAAGAGTGCCGCCGCGCGGCCGGGCTGGGCGTTCCGCCTCGGTAG
- a CDS encoding aminotransferase class IV, with protein sequence MSSTGSVYSGSDSTNSAPDRLIWLDGELRPWGDATIHVLSHAVQRGSLVFDYMSVHDLAAGNAAGHPAGLAIFRLAAHVERFFQSCALMGLPVEQDAEAISAAIRETVVANPGAKAVKISAYFASVEIDVIPVDSHVTVAVAAYDPAADIQARLPVEPAPKPRTIKLWIEKERANRREDIVPPQAKVSANYASPMTAKARARADGYDEIVLVDEDGHLAEAPTSNLFFVHEGSLVTPPAKKVLHGVTRSSVLELAKAEGIDVHERALGPAALLDASEAFLTGTTAGVWPIESVDGKALGACPGPISQALRDRFKRASAGEDPEFAHWLTPAAG encoded by the coding sequence TTGAGTTCAACGGGTTCCGTCTATTCGGGTTCTGACAGTACGAACAGCGCGCCCGACCGCCTCATCTGGCTGGACGGGGAGCTGCGGCCCTGGGGCGATGCGACGATCCACGTCCTCTCCCACGCGGTTCAGCGTGGCTCCCTGGTCTTCGACTACATGTCCGTTCATGACCTGGCCGCCGGGAACGCCGCGGGTCATCCCGCGGGGCTCGCAATCTTCCGCCTGGCGGCGCACGTGGAGCGCTTCTTCCAATCCTGCGCGCTGATGGGGCTCCCGGTCGAGCAGGACGCCGAGGCGATCTCCGCCGCGATCCGCGAGACCGTCGTCGCGAACCCCGGCGCCAAGGCAGTCAAGATCAGCGCCTACTTCGCGTCGGTCGAGATCGACGTGATCCCCGTGGACAGCCACGTGACCGTCGCCGTCGCGGCCTACGACCCGGCCGCCGACATCCAGGCGCGCCTGCCGGTCGAGCCCGCGCCGAAGCCCCGGACGATCAAGCTCTGGATCGAGAAGGAGCGGGCGAATCGCCGCGAGGACATCGTCCCGCCCCAGGCCAAGGTGAGCGCCAACTACGCGTCGCCGATGACCGCGAAGGCCCGCGCGCGGGCCGACGGCTACGACGAGATCGTGCTCGTCGACGAAGACGGCCATCTCGCCGAGGCCCCGACCTCGAACCTCTTCTTCGTCCACGAAGGTTCGCTCGTGACGCCGCCGGCGAAGAAGGTCCTCCACGGCGTGACCCGGAGCTCCGTCCTCGAGCTCGCGAAGGCCGAAGGGATCGACGTCCACGAGCGGGCGCTCGGGCCCGCGGCGCTGCTCGACGCGAGCGAAGCCTTCTTGACCGGCACGACCGCCGGCGTCTGGCCGATCGAGTCCGTCGACGGCAAGGCCCTGGGCGCCTGTCCGGGACCGATTTCCCAGGCCCTGCGCGATCGCTTCAAGCGGGCGTCCGCGGGCGAGGATCCCGAGTTCGCCCACTGGCTGACCCCCGCCGCAGGCTGA
- a CDS encoding site-specific integrase: MAEVTPRHKRGTVRRRGNRWQVDVVVDGRRVRRSAPTRDAANELLDQLLTRINAQDHGASPIDHGEQAADHTEPTVSLVLERYLASTRLHCRPRTIRTTEAAIQRLDQFFAQALASSLSRTEIDRYAAARLRDGVGPHTPNRELACLRAALVQARDDGLIERAPRIRMLRTVRAVPRVLSKPQIKQLVTDTGEFSVVFALAAGAGLRAAEMRWLTWADVDAPRSSIIIRAKGTWRPKTHAEREVPMSPRLAERLQAHRAARSSSEDWVLAVPRHHGQWSESGLSHAARRHAQEAKVWAPGCKPLHDLRRSWASHLLAAGTPIDTVRRLGGWASNSTLEQFYLAPTTESLDKATRASRDLL, from the coding sequence ATGGCTGAGGTCACACCGCGTCACAAGCGAGGCACGGTTCGTCGGCGCGGCAACCGGTGGCAGGTCGACGTTGTGGTGGATGGCCGTCGTGTTCGGCGGAGCGCGCCAACGCGCGACGCTGCGAATGAGTTGCTCGACCAATTGCTCACGCGGATCAACGCCCAGGACCACGGCGCGTCACCGATCGACCACGGAGAGCAGGCCGCCGACCACACTGAACCGACGGTTTCTCTGGTCCTCGAGCGATACCTCGCCAGCACTCGGCTCCATTGCCGACCCCGTACGATCAGGACGACCGAAGCCGCGATCCAGCGGCTCGACCAGTTCTTCGCGCAAGCGCTTGCGTCCAGTCTCTCTAGGACTGAGATCGATCGGTATGCCGCCGCCCGGCTGCGCGACGGCGTGGGGCCGCATACTCCGAATCGCGAGCTCGCCTGCCTGCGGGCTGCCTTGGTTCAGGCGCGAGACGATGGACTCATTGAGCGAGCACCGCGGATTCGGATGCTTCGAACGGTCCGGGCGGTGCCTAGAGTCCTCTCGAAGCCGCAGATCAAGCAGCTAGTCACCGATACCGGCGAGTTCTCGGTCGTCTTCGCACTCGCGGCCGGAGCGGGACTTCGCGCAGCGGAGATGCGCTGGCTCACCTGGGCCGACGTCGATGCACCACGAAGCTCCATCATCATTCGAGCGAAGGGGACCTGGCGGCCCAAGACACATGCCGAGCGCGAGGTGCCTATGTCGCCGCGACTCGCTGAGCGACTCCAAGCGCACCGCGCGGCTCGAAGTTCGTCAGAGGACTGGGTACTGGCCGTTCCTCGGCACCACGGACAGTGGAGCGAATCGGGCCTCAGTCACGCCGCAAGACGGCACGCCCAGGAAGCGAAAGTCTGGGCACCGGGCTGTAAACCGCTCCACGACCTCCGTCGATCCTGGGCGTCCCACCTCCTTGCTGCGGGCACGCCGATCGACACTGTTCGTCGCCTTGGCGGATGGGCCAGCAACTCGACCCTCGAACAGTTCTATCTAGCTCCAACTACCGAGTCTCTCGACAAGGCGACGCGCGCCAGCAGAGACCTTCTTTAA